A portion of the Apis mellifera strain DH4 linkage group LG6, Amel_HAv3.1, whole genome shotgun sequence genome contains these proteins:
- the LOC551398 gene encoding DNA polymerase delta catalytic subunit isoform X3 — MNVTKGPEQENTSSKWSRPPPPELNPQKDALIFQQIEIDHYSGIPLPGMPGSNMPPVPIMRMFGVTELGNSVCCHVHGFSPYLYVIAPTNFNDHHCKLFKEALDKAILKDMRSNPENIQIAVLAVERVFKQNMYGYTGDEKSLFLKITLALPRLVSRCKKIVEEETILSEFKHQYTAFESNIDFDIRFMVDTSVVGCSWIELPPKTWKLRQHFGHNLPLTARCQLEVDVAWDTFIAHAPQGEWSKIAPFRILSFDIECAGRKGIFPEPNHDPVIQIANMVIKQGESEPFLRNIFTLDTCAPIVGCQVLSFETEHKMLEKWADFVRQLDPDIFTGYNINNFDFPYLINRANHLNVRDFYFLGRIKNIKSVIKTQVLQSKQMGRRENKSINFEGRVPFDLLLVLVRDYKLRSYTLNAVSYHFLQEQKEDVHHSIITDLQNGNAQTRRRLAVYCLKDAYLPLRLLDKLMCIFIYMEMARVTGVSISSLLTRGQQIKVVSQLLRKTREKDYLMPVHRVQASDEQFEGATVIEPKRGYYNDPIATLDFSSLYPSIIMAHNLCYTTLIKYDKQAKNNIQSDNITITPNDSKFVKVNIRKGILPEILENLLSARKAAKAELKKETDPLKQKVLDGRQYALKVSANSVYGFTGAQMGKLPCLEISASVTAYGRNMIEQTKQEVEEQYCISKGYKNNAMVVYGDTDSVMIKFGVKTVEEAMELGREAAEYVSSKFLKPIKLEFEKVYFPYLLINKKRYAGLYFTRPDKYDKMDCKGLETVRRDNCPLVANMMNTCLQKLLIDRNPSDAMNYAKQIISDLLCNRIDISQLVITKELTKTDYAAKQAHVELAAKMKKRDAGNAPKLGDRVPYVFIRAAKGTPAYQKAEDPIYVLENNIPIDTNYYLENQLAKPLVRIFEPILGEKAESLLLKGDHTRTKSVATSKVGALSAFTRKKEVCLGCKAVLVPEREKMALCKYCEPKEAELYQNELYHGRKLEERFCRLWTECQRCQGSLHQEVLCTNRDCPIFYMRKKVQMELDKQMKQIERFGIPSW, encoded by the exons ATGAATGTAACAAaa ggTCCTGAACAAGAAAATACATCTTCAAAATGGAGTAGGCCTCCACCTCCAGAGTTAAATCCACAGAAAGAcgcattaatttttcaacaaatagaAATTGATCATTATAGTG gtaTACCATTACCTGGAATGCCAGGTAGTAATATGCCTCCTGTACCAATAATGAGAATGTTTGGTGTTACAGAATTAGGAAATTCAGTTTGTTGTCATGTACATGGTTTTAGtccttatttatatgttatagcaccaacaaattttaatgatcatcattgtaaattatttaag GAGGCTTTAGATAAagcaatattaaaagatatgagATCCAATCCAGAAAACATTCAGATAGCTGTATTAGCTGTTGAACGagtatttaaacaaaatatgtaTGGATATACAGGAGATgagaaatcattatttttaaaaattacattagcACTTCCAAGATTAGTATCACGTTGTAAGAAAATAGTTGAAGAAGAGACTATTTTATCTGAATTTAAGCATCAATATACTGCTTTTGAAAgcaatattgattttgatattag atttatggTTGATACATCAGTAGTTGGATGTTCATGGATTGAATTACCACCTAAAACTTGGAAACTTCGACAACATTTTGGACACAATTTACCATTAACTGCAAGATGTCAGTTAGAAGTTGATGTTGCATGGGATACTTTTATTGCACATGCTCCACAAGGAGAATGGTCAAAAATTGCTCCATTTAGAATTCTTAGTTTTGATATTGAATGTGCAGGACGCAAAG gtaTATTTCCCGAACCAAATCATGATCCAGTGATACAAATTGCTAATATGGTAATAAAACAAGGAGAATCAGAAccatttttacgaaatatttttaccctTGACACTTGTGCACCAATTGTTGGTTGTCAAGTTTTAAGTTTTGAAACAGAACATAAAATGTTAGAA aaatggGCTGATTTTGTGAGGCAATTAGATCCTGATATTTTTACAggatataacataaataattttgattttccttatttaattaatcgagcaAATCATCTTAATGTACgagatttctattttcttggtcgaataaaaaatataaaatctgtaATTAAAACTCAAGTACTTCAAAGCAAACAAATGGGTCGtcgtgaaaataaatctattaattttgaagGAAGAGTTCCATTTGATTTATTGctg gtaTTGGTtagagattataaattaagatcTTATACTTTAAATGCTGtctcttatcattttttacaaGAACAAAAAGAAGATGTTCATCATAGTATTATCACAGATTTACAAAATGGTAATGCACAAACACGTCGAAGACTTGCTGTTTATTGTTTGAAGGATGCCTATTTACCACTTAGATTGTTGGATAAGTTAATgtgtattttcatttatatggaAATGGCAAGAGTTACTGGAGTTTCCATATCTAGTTTATTAACACGAGGTCAACAAATTAAAGTTGTTTCACAGTTATTGAGAAAg acTCGAGAAAAAGACTATTTAATGCCAGTGCATCGAGTTCAAGCTAGTGATGAACAATTTGAAGGAGCAACAGTTATAGAACCAAAACGTGGATATTATAATGATCCTATTGCAACTTTAGATTTTAGCTCTCTATATCCTAGTATTATTATGGCTCACAATTTATGTTACACAACATTGATAAAATACGACAAGCAGGctaaaaacaatattcaatcagataatattactataaCTCCTAATGATTCGAAATTTGTCAAAGTTAACATCAGAAAAGGAATTCTTccagaaattttagaaaatctttTGTCAGCTAGAAAAGCGGCAAAAGCtgaactaaaaaaagaaactgatcCATTGAAACAAAAAGTTTTAGATGGTAGACAATATGCTTTAAAAGTATCTGCTAATTCTGTGTATGGTTTTACTGGAGCACAAATGGGAAAACTACCATGTTTGGAAATATCTGCA AGTGTCACTGCATATGGACGTAATATGATAGAACAAACAAAACAGGAAGTAGAAGAACAATACTGCATTTCCaaaggatataaaaataatgcaatgGTCGTATACGGTGATACTGATTCtgttatgattaaatttggtGTGAAAACGGTAGAAGAAGCTATGGAACTTGGTAGAGAAGCAGCGGAATACGTAtcctcaaaatttttaaagccaATAAAACTggaatttgaaaaagtatattttccatatttgttaattaataaaaaacgttACGCCGGTCTATATTTTACTCGTCCAgacaaatatgataaaatggaTTGCAAAGGTCTAGAAACTGTACGAAGAGATAATTGTCCATTAGTAGCAAATATGATGAATACttgtttacaaaaattacttattgacag aaatcccAGTGATGCTATGAATTAtgcaaaacaaattataagtGACCTTTTATGTAATCGTATAGATATTTCTCAGTTAGtaattacaaaagaattaaCTAAAACGGATTATGCAGCTAAACAAGCACATGTTGAATTAGcagcaaaaatgaaaaaacgagATGCTGGAAATGCACCAAAACTTGGTGATAGAGTACCATATGTTTTTATACGAGCAGCCAAAGGCACACCAGCTTATCAAAAAGCAGAAGATCCAATTTATGTCTTAGAAAATAACATTCCTAtagatacaaattattatttagaaaatcaattaGCTAAACCACTAGTACGTATTTTTGAACCAATCCTTGGTGAAAAAGCTGAATCACTTTTATTGAAAGGAGATCATACACGTACAAAATCTGTTGCTACATCAAAAGTTGGTGCTTTGTCTGCATTCACACGTAAAAAAGAAGTATGCTTAGGTTGCAAAGCCGTTCTTGTAccggaaagagagaaaatggcattatgtaaatattgcgAACCAAAAGAAGcagaattatatcaaaatgaatTGTATCATGgtagaaaattagaagaaaggtTTTGTAGATTATGGACAGAATGTCAAAGATGCCAGGGAAGTCTTCATCAAGAAGTATTATGCACAAA TCGTGATTgcccaatattttatatgagaa
- the LOC551398 gene encoding DNA polymerase delta catalytic subunit isoform X2, which translates to MNKRQFSTSSTAKKAKYRNRDEDDDDYPGSFEAELATMDEMEDEFGNTISQVIEEGPEQENTSSKWSRPPPPELNPQKDALIFQQIEIDHYSGIPLPGMPGSNMPPVPIMRMFGVTELGNSVCCHVHGFSPYLYVIAPTNFNDHHCKLFKEALDKAILKDMRSNPENIQIAVLAVERVFKQNMYGYTGDEKSLFLKITLALPRLVSRCKKIVEEETILSEFKHQYTAFESNIDFDIRFMVDTSVVGCSWIELPPKTWKLRQHFGHNLPLTARCQLEVDVAWDTFIAHAPQGEWSKIAPFRILSFDIECAGRKGIFPEPNHDPVIQIANMVIKQGESEPFLRNIFTLDTCAPIVGCQVLSFETEHKMLEKWADFVRQLDPDIFTGYNINNFDFPYLINRANHLNVRDFYFLGRIKNIKSVIKTQVLQSKQMGRRENKSINFEGRVPFDLLLVLVRDYKLRSYTLNAVSYHFLQEQKEDVHHSIITDLQNGNAQTRRRLAVYCLKDAYLPLRLLDKLMCIFIYMEMARVTGVSISSLLTRGQQIKVVSQLLRKTREKDYLMPVHRVQASDEQFEGATVIEPKRGYYNDPIATLDFSSLYPSIIMAHNLCYTTLIKYDKQAKNNIQSDNITITPNDSKFVKVNIRKGILPEILENLLSARKAAKAELKKETDPLKQKVLDGRQYALKVSANSVYGFTGAQMGKLPCLEISASVTAYGRNMIEQTKQEVEEQYCISKGYKNNAMVVYGDTDSVMIKFGVKTVEEAMELGREAAEYVSSKFLKPIKLEFEKVYFPYLLINKKRYAGLYFTRPDKYDKMDCKGLETVRRDNCPLVANMMNTCLQKLLIDRNPSDAMNYAKQIISDLLCNRIDISQLVITKELTKTDYAAKQAHVELAAKMKKRDAGNAPKLGDRVPYVFIRAAKGTPAYQKAEDPIYVLENNIPIDTNYYLENQLAKPLVRIFEPILGEKAESLLLKGDHTRTKSVATSKVGALSAFTRKKEVCLGCKAVLVPEREKMALCKYCEPKEAELYQNELYHGRKLEERFCRLWTECQRCQGSLHQEVLCTNRDCPIFYMRKKVQMELDKQMKQIERFGIPSW; encoded by the exons atgaataaaagacaATTTTCAACATCTTCTACTGCAAAAAAGGCAAAATATcg taataGAGATGAAGATGACGATGATTATCCTGGTTCATTTGAAGCAGAATTGGCTACTATGGATGAAATGGAAGATGAATTTGGAAATACTATATCCCAAGTTATTGAAgag ggTCCTGAACAAGAAAATACATCTTCAAAATGGAGTAGGCCTCCACCTCCAGAGTTAAATCCACAGAAAGAcgcattaatttttcaacaaatagaAATTGATCATTATAGTG gtaTACCATTACCTGGAATGCCAGGTAGTAATATGCCTCCTGTACCAATAATGAGAATGTTTGGTGTTACAGAATTAGGAAATTCAGTTTGTTGTCATGTACATGGTTTTAGtccttatttatatgttatagcaccaacaaattttaatgatcatcattgtaaattatttaag GAGGCTTTAGATAAagcaatattaaaagatatgagATCCAATCCAGAAAACATTCAGATAGCTGTATTAGCTGTTGAACGagtatttaaacaaaatatgtaTGGATATACAGGAGATgagaaatcattatttttaaaaattacattagcACTTCCAAGATTAGTATCACGTTGTAAGAAAATAGTTGAAGAAGAGACTATTTTATCTGAATTTAAGCATCAATATACTGCTTTTGAAAgcaatattgattttgatattag atttatggTTGATACATCAGTAGTTGGATGTTCATGGATTGAATTACCACCTAAAACTTGGAAACTTCGACAACATTTTGGACACAATTTACCATTAACTGCAAGATGTCAGTTAGAAGTTGATGTTGCATGGGATACTTTTATTGCACATGCTCCACAAGGAGAATGGTCAAAAATTGCTCCATTTAGAATTCTTAGTTTTGATATTGAATGTGCAGGACGCAAAG gtaTATTTCCCGAACCAAATCATGATCCAGTGATACAAATTGCTAATATGGTAATAAAACAAGGAGAATCAGAAccatttttacgaaatatttttaccctTGACACTTGTGCACCAATTGTTGGTTGTCAAGTTTTAAGTTTTGAAACAGAACATAAAATGTTAGAA aaatggGCTGATTTTGTGAGGCAATTAGATCCTGATATTTTTACAggatataacataaataattttgattttccttatttaattaatcgagcaAATCATCTTAATGTACgagatttctattttcttggtcgaataaaaaatataaaatctgtaATTAAAACTCAAGTACTTCAAAGCAAACAAATGGGTCGtcgtgaaaataaatctattaattttgaagGAAGAGTTCCATTTGATTTATTGctg gtaTTGGTtagagattataaattaagatcTTATACTTTAAATGCTGtctcttatcattttttacaaGAACAAAAAGAAGATGTTCATCATAGTATTATCACAGATTTACAAAATGGTAATGCACAAACACGTCGAAGACTTGCTGTTTATTGTTTGAAGGATGCCTATTTACCACTTAGATTGTTGGATAAGTTAATgtgtattttcatttatatggaAATGGCAAGAGTTACTGGAGTTTCCATATCTAGTTTATTAACACGAGGTCAACAAATTAAAGTTGTTTCACAGTTATTGAGAAAg acTCGAGAAAAAGACTATTTAATGCCAGTGCATCGAGTTCAAGCTAGTGATGAACAATTTGAAGGAGCAACAGTTATAGAACCAAAACGTGGATATTATAATGATCCTATTGCAACTTTAGATTTTAGCTCTCTATATCCTAGTATTATTATGGCTCACAATTTATGTTACACAACATTGATAAAATACGACAAGCAGGctaaaaacaatattcaatcagataatattactataaCTCCTAATGATTCGAAATTTGTCAAAGTTAACATCAGAAAAGGAATTCTTccagaaattttagaaaatctttTGTCAGCTAGAAAAGCGGCAAAAGCtgaactaaaaaaagaaactgatcCATTGAAACAAAAAGTTTTAGATGGTAGACAATATGCTTTAAAAGTATCTGCTAATTCTGTGTATGGTTTTACTGGAGCACAAATGGGAAAACTACCATGTTTGGAAATATCTGCA AGTGTCACTGCATATGGACGTAATATGATAGAACAAACAAAACAGGAAGTAGAAGAACAATACTGCATTTCCaaaggatataaaaataatgcaatgGTCGTATACGGTGATACTGATTCtgttatgattaaatttggtGTGAAAACGGTAGAAGAAGCTATGGAACTTGGTAGAGAAGCAGCGGAATACGTAtcctcaaaatttttaaagccaATAAAACTggaatttgaaaaagtatattttccatatttgttaattaataaaaaacgttACGCCGGTCTATATTTTACTCGTCCAgacaaatatgataaaatggaTTGCAAAGGTCTAGAAACTGTACGAAGAGATAATTGTCCATTAGTAGCAAATATGATGAATACttgtttacaaaaattacttattgacag aaatcccAGTGATGCTATGAATTAtgcaaaacaaattataagtGACCTTTTATGTAATCGTATAGATATTTCTCAGTTAGtaattacaaaagaattaaCTAAAACGGATTATGCAGCTAAACAAGCACATGTTGAATTAGcagcaaaaatgaaaaaacgagATGCTGGAAATGCACCAAAACTTGGTGATAGAGTACCATATGTTTTTATACGAGCAGCCAAAGGCACACCAGCTTATCAAAAAGCAGAAGATCCAATTTATGTCTTAGAAAATAACATTCCTAtagatacaaattattatttagaaaatcaattaGCTAAACCACTAGTACGTATTTTTGAACCAATCCTTGGTGAAAAAGCTGAATCACTTTTATTGAAAGGAGATCATACACGTACAAAATCTGTTGCTACATCAAAAGTTGGTGCTTTGTCTGCATTCACACGTAAAAAAGAAGTATGCTTAGGTTGCAAAGCCGTTCTTGTAccggaaagagagaaaatggcattatgtaaatattgcgAACCAAAAGAAGcagaattatatcaaaatgaatTGTATCATGgtagaaaattagaagaaaggtTTTGTAGATTATGGACAGAATGTCAAAGATGCCAGGGAAGTCTTCATCAAGAAGTATTATGCACAAA TCGTGATTgcccaatattttatatgagaa
- the LOC551398 gene encoding DNA polymerase delta catalytic subunit isoform X1, with translation MNKRQFSTSSTAKKAKYRNRDEDDDDYPGSFEAELATMDEMEDEFGNTISQVIEEPIPVQLNKTSKAGPEQENTSSKWSRPPPPELNPQKDALIFQQIEIDHYSGIPLPGMPGSNMPPVPIMRMFGVTELGNSVCCHVHGFSPYLYVIAPTNFNDHHCKLFKEALDKAILKDMRSNPENIQIAVLAVERVFKQNMYGYTGDEKSLFLKITLALPRLVSRCKKIVEEETILSEFKHQYTAFESNIDFDIRFMVDTSVVGCSWIELPPKTWKLRQHFGHNLPLTARCQLEVDVAWDTFIAHAPQGEWSKIAPFRILSFDIECAGRKGIFPEPNHDPVIQIANMVIKQGESEPFLRNIFTLDTCAPIVGCQVLSFETEHKMLEKWADFVRQLDPDIFTGYNINNFDFPYLINRANHLNVRDFYFLGRIKNIKSVIKTQVLQSKQMGRRENKSINFEGRVPFDLLLVLVRDYKLRSYTLNAVSYHFLQEQKEDVHHSIITDLQNGNAQTRRRLAVYCLKDAYLPLRLLDKLMCIFIYMEMARVTGVSISSLLTRGQQIKVVSQLLRKTREKDYLMPVHRVQASDEQFEGATVIEPKRGYYNDPIATLDFSSLYPSIIMAHNLCYTTLIKYDKQAKNNIQSDNITITPNDSKFVKVNIRKGILPEILENLLSARKAAKAELKKETDPLKQKVLDGRQYALKVSANSVYGFTGAQMGKLPCLEISASVTAYGRNMIEQTKQEVEEQYCISKGYKNNAMVVYGDTDSVMIKFGVKTVEEAMELGREAAEYVSSKFLKPIKLEFEKVYFPYLLINKKRYAGLYFTRPDKYDKMDCKGLETVRRDNCPLVANMMNTCLQKLLIDRNPSDAMNYAKQIISDLLCNRIDISQLVITKELTKTDYAAKQAHVELAAKMKKRDAGNAPKLGDRVPYVFIRAAKGTPAYQKAEDPIYVLENNIPIDTNYYLENQLAKPLVRIFEPILGEKAESLLLKGDHTRTKSVATSKVGALSAFTRKKEVCLGCKAVLVPEREKMALCKYCEPKEAELYQNELYHGRKLEERFCRLWTECQRCQGSLHQEVLCTNRDCPIFYMRKKVQMELDKQMKQIERFGIPSW, from the exons atgaataaaagacaATTTTCAACATCTTCTACTGCAAAAAAGGCAAAATATcg taataGAGATGAAGATGACGATGATTATCCTGGTTCATTTGAAGCAGAATTGGCTACTATGGATGAAATGGAAGATGAATTTGGAAATACTATATCCCAAGTTATTGAAgag ccAATTCCTgtgcaattaaataaaacatcaaaAGCA ggTCCTGAACAAGAAAATACATCTTCAAAATGGAGTAGGCCTCCACCTCCAGAGTTAAATCCACAGAAAGAcgcattaatttttcaacaaatagaAATTGATCATTATAGTG gtaTACCATTACCTGGAATGCCAGGTAGTAATATGCCTCCTGTACCAATAATGAGAATGTTTGGTGTTACAGAATTAGGAAATTCAGTTTGTTGTCATGTACATGGTTTTAGtccttatttatatgttatagcaccaacaaattttaatgatcatcattgtaaattatttaag GAGGCTTTAGATAAagcaatattaaaagatatgagATCCAATCCAGAAAACATTCAGATAGCTGTATTAGCTGTTGAACGagtatttaaacaaaatatgtaTGGATATACAGGAGATgagaaatcattatttttaaaaattacattagcACTTCCAAGATTAGTATCACGTTGTAAGAAAATAGTTGAAGAAGAGACTATTTTATCTGAATTTAAGCATCAATATACTGCTTTTGAAAgcaatattgattttgatattag atttatggTTGATACATCAGTAGTTGGATGTTCATGGATTGAATTACCACCTAAAACTTGGAAACTTCGACAACATTTTGGACACAATTTACCATTAACTGCAAGATGTCAGTTAGAAGTTGATGTTGCATGGGATACTTTTATTGCACATGCTCCACAAGGAGAATGGTCAAAAATTGCTCCATTTAGAATTCTTAGTTTTGATATTGAATGTGCAGGACGCAAAG gtaTATTTCCCGAACCAAATCATGATCCAGTGATACAAATTGCTAATATGGTAATAAAACAAGGAGAATCAGAAccatttttacgaaatatttttaccctTGACACTTGTGCACCAATTGTTGGTTGTCAAGTTTTAAGTTTTGAAACAGAACATAAAATGTTAGAA aaatggGCTGATTTTGTGAGGCAATTAGATCCTGATATTTTTACAggatataacataaataattttgattttccttatttaattaatcgagcaAATCATCTTAATGTACgagatttctattttcttggtcgaataaaaaatataaaatctgtaATTAAAACTCAAGTACTTCAAAGCAAACAAATGGGTCGtcgtgaaaataaatctattaattttgaagGAAGAGTTCCATTTGATTTATTGctg gtaTTGGTtagagattataaattaagatcTTATACTTTAAATGCTGtctcttatcattttttacaaGAACAAAAAGAAGATGTTCATCATAGTATTATCACAGATTTACAAAATGGTAATGCACAAACACGTCGAAGACTTGCTGTTTATTGTTTGAAGGATGCCTATTTACCACTTAGATTGTTGGATAAGTTAATgtgtattttcatttatatggaAATGGCAAGAGTTACTGGAGTTTCCATATCTAGTTTATTAACACGAGGTCAACAAATTAAAGTTGTTTCACAGTTATTGAGAAAg acTCGAGAAAAAGACTATTTAATGCCAGTGCATCGAGTTCAAGCTAGTGATGAACAATTTGAAGGAGCAACAGTTATAGAACCAAAACGTGGATATTATAATGATCCTATTGCAACTTTAGATTTTAGCTCTCTATATCCTAGTATTATTATGGCTCACAATTTATGTTACACAACATTGATAAAATACGACAAGCAGGctaaaaacaatattcaatcagataatattactataaCTCCTAATGATTCGAAATTTGTCAAAGTTAACATCAGAAAAGGAATTCTTccagaaattttagaaaatctttTGTCAGCTAGAAAAGCGGCAAAAGCtgaactaaaaaaagaaactgatcCATTGAAACAAAAAGTTTTAGATGGTAGACAATATGCTTTAAAAGTATCTGCTAATTCTGTGTATGGTTTTACTGGAGCACAAATGGGAAAACTACCATGTTTGGAAATATCTGCA AGTGTCACTGCATATGGACGTAATATGATAGAACAAACAAAACAGGAAGTAGAAGAACAATACTGCATTTCCaaaggatataaaaataatgcaatgGTCGTATACGGTGATACTGATTCtgttatgattaaatttggtGTGAAAACGGTAGAAGAAGCTATGGAACTTGGTAGAGAAGCAGCGGAATACGTAtcctcaaaatttttaaagccaATAAAACTggaatttgaaaaagtatattttccatatttgttaattaataaaaaacgttACGCCGGTCTATATTTTACTCGTCCAgacaaatatgataaaatggaTTGCAAAGGTCTAGAAACTGTACGAAGAGATAATTGTCCATTAGTAGCAAATATGATGAATACttgtttacaaaaattacttattgacag aaatcccAGTGATGCTATGAATTAtgcaaaacaaattataagtGACCTTTTATGTAATCGTATAGATATTTCTCAGTTAGtaattacaaaagaattaaCTAAAACGGATTATGCAGCTAAACAAGCACATGTTGAATTAGcagcaaaaatgaaaaaacgagATGCTGGAAATGCACCAAAACTTGGTGATAGAGTACCATATGTTTTTATACGAGCAGCCAAAGGCACACCAGCTTATCAAAAAGCAGAAGATCCAATTTATGTCTTAGAAAATAACATTCCTAtagatacaaattattatttagaaaatcaattaGCTAAACCACTAGTACGTATTTTTGAACCAATCCTTGGTGAAAAAGCTGAATCACTTTTATTGAAAGGAGATCATACACGTACAAAATCTGTTGCTACATCAAAAGTTGGTGCTTTGTCTGCATTCACACGTAAAAAAGAAGTATGCTTAGGTTGCAAAGCCGTTCTTGTAccggaaagagagaaaatggcattatgtaaatattgcgAACCAAAAGAAGcagaattatatcaaaatgaatTGTATCATGgtagaaaattagaagaaaggtTTTGTAGATTATGGACAGAATGTCAAAGATGCCAGGGAAGTCTTCATCAAGAAGTATTATGCACAAA TCGTGATTgcccaatattttatatgagaa